The Caulifigura coniformis genome includes a region encoding these proteins:
- a CDS encoding PQQ-binding-like beta-propeller repeat protein, with protein sequence MNRVTIASVGLVLAWTTCGFGEDWTAFRGSDGQASGQGNPPVKWSAAENLRWTCPLPGPGASSPIVLGDRLYVTCYSGYGVPDGPDGAISELKRHLVCVDRATGKIVWNTVTAADSPEDPYQSMLREHGYASHTPVTDGERIYVFYGKTGVLAFDLDGRELWRHNVGKESSPMRWGSAASPVLVGDLLVVNASDESLSLRGLNKKTGEEVWKAEGTNLESAYGAPAIAKISDERTDIVVSGRQEAWGVNPATGKLRWYGEFGRSGAASPTPIVHGQTAYLFGGRGSSTVALKLDGKGDVTNSSVVWKAQPGSYTSTPVLVDGRLYWLNDQRIATCIDAATGKTVFQGRTSLGRDSGKLYSSPVAAAGRIYQVTSRGGTIVFAAKPEYEELALNTIETDDSDFNGTPALSGDEMFLRSNKALYCIAAPLAK encoded by the coding sequence GTGAATCGAGTCACCATCGCGTCGGTCGGACTGGTTTTGGCATGGACGACGTGCGGATTCGGCGAAGATTGGACCGCGTTTCGAGGCTCCGATGGTCAGGCCAGCGGGCAGGGGAATCCCCCCGTCAAATGGTCCGCCGCCGAGAATCTTCGCTGGACCTGCCCGCTCCCCGGGCCGGGGGCATCAAGCCCCATCGTGCTCGGCGACCGTCTCTACGTCACCTGCTACAGCGGCTACGGAGTGCCCGATGGTCCGGATGGGGCGATTTCTGAATTGAAACGCCATCTCGTCTGCGTCGACAGAGCTACCGGAAAAATCGTCTGGAACACCGTCACCGCCGCCGATTCGCCGGAGGACCCCTATCAGAGCATGCTGCGCGAGCATGGCTATGCCAGCCATACCCCGGTCACGGACGGCGAAAGAATCTACGTTTTCTACGGAAAGACCGGCGTCCTCGCCTTCGATCTCGATGGCCGCGAACTCTGGCGGCACAACGTCGGCAAGGAATCGAGCCCCATGCGCTGGGGCTCGGCCGCCAGCCCCGTCCTCGTCGGCGATCTCCTCGTCGTCAATGCCTCCGATGAGAGCCTGTCACTTCGAGGCCTCAATAAGAAGACAGGTGAAGAAGTCTGGAAAGCCGAAGGGACGAATCTCGAGTCGGCCTACGGAGCCCCGGCCATCGCGAAAATCAGCGACGAACGGACCGATATCGTCGTTTCCGGCCGCCAGGAAGCCTGGGGCGTAAACCCCGCCACGGGAAAACTCCGCTGGTACGGTGAATTCGGACGCTCCGGCGCAGCGTCCCCGACGCCGATCGTCCACGGCCAGACCGCCTATCTCTTCGGCGGCCGCGGCTCATCGACGGTCGCCCTGAAACTCGATGGAAAAGGGGACGTCACCAACTCCAGCGTCGTCTGGAAGGCCCAGCCCGGCTCCTACACTTCGACCCCCGTTCTGGTCGATGGGCGGCTCTACTGGCTCAACGACCAGCGCATCGCCACCTGCATCGACGCCGCCACCGGAAAGACGGTCTTTCAGGGCCGCACCAGCCTCGGACGCGATTCCGGAAAGCTCTACTCGTCGCCCGTCGCGGCTGCCGGCCGCATTTACCAGGTCACCTCGCGCGGCGGCACGATCGTCTTCGCTGCGAAGCCCGAGTACGAGGAACTGGCGTTGAACACGATTGAAACCGACGATTCCGATTTCAATGGAACCCCGGCGCTCTCCGGCGACGAGATGTTTCTCAGGTCGAACAAGGCCCTCTATTGCATCGCTGCACCCCTGGCGAAATAG
- the gatB gene encoding Asp-tRNA(Asn)/Glu-tRNA(Gln) amidotransferase subunit GatB, which produces MTHTPIIGLEVHVQLLTKTKVFCGCPNRFNPDQPNTQTCPVCLGLPGALPVLNAEAFQLSLRTALALNCQIAPFTKWDRKQYYYPDLPKGYQISQFDLPFSHDGFVEIAGDGGSDVRVRIRRAHLEEDAGKNMHDESGRGADSKVDLNRAGTPLLEIVTEPDLTSSTDAKAFLEELRLLLTDLGVSDCNMQEGSLRCDANVNVRITGDDGASVVTPIVEVKNLNSFSGVEAAIEFEVARQIDEFRKTGRKLGDPGAEKETRGWNAEKGLSFAQRGKEEAADYRYFPDPDLIPVTVSDAELSEVRKLLQEAPTARSRRLMREFGLSPYDAGVIVGRGKHFADYFETTAKACGDGKQAANWVTQDVLREMNERSLSIADFPVTAGLLGDLLGRIVRGGLTIKGGREVFAELLSQHDAALDAGDVVDFAAGTIDAIISERGLAVVKDDAAVDAAIIAALAESPRAVEDFRAGKQQALGAVIGKVMKQLKGADAKAVREALIAKLNATS; this is translated from the coding sequence GTGACGCATACACCCATCATCGGTCTTGAAGTCCATGTGCAGCTGCTGACGAAGACCAAAGTCTTCTGCGGCTGTCCGAACCGGTTCAATCCCGATCAGCCGAATACGCAGACGTGCCCGGTCTGCCTGGGACTTCCAGGAGCCCTGCCGGTGCTGAACGCGGAGGCGTTTCAGCTTTCGCTGCGGACGGCACTTGCTCTCAACTGCCAGATTGCGCCGTTCACGAAATGGGACCGCAAGCAGTACTACTACCCCGACCTGCCGAAGGGGTATCAGATCAGCCAGTTCGACCTGCCTTTCAGCCACGACGGATTCGTGGAGATCGCGGGGGATGGGGGGAGCGATGTGCGGGTGCGGATTCGCCGGGCGCACCTGGAAGAGGATGCCGGCAAGAACATGCATGACGAGTCGGGCCGCGGGGCGGACAGCAAAGTCGACCTGAACCGGGCCGGCACTCCCCTGCTGGAGATCGTCACCGAGCCAGACCTGACTTCGTCGACCGATGCGAAGGCGTTCCTCGAGGAACTGCGACTGCTGCTGACGGACCTTGGCGTTTCGGACTGCAACATGCAGGAAGGGAGCCTGCGGTGCGACGCGAACGTGAACGTGCGGATCACGGGGGATGACGGGGCGTCGGTGGTGACGCCGATCGTGGAAGTGAAGAACCTGAACTCGTTCAGCGGCGTGGAAGCGGCGATCGAGTTCGAGGTGGCGCGTCAGATCGACGAGTTCCGAAAGACGGGCCGGAAACTGGGCGATCCAGGGGCCGAGAAAGAGACCCGCGGCTGGAATGCCGAGAAGGGGCTGTCGTTCGCGCAGCGAGGCAAGGAAGAAGCGGCGGACTACCGCTACTTCCCCGATCCCGATCTGATTCCGGTGACGGTCAGCGATGCTGAACTGAGCGAAGTGAGAAAGCTGCTGCAGGAGGCGCCGACGGCGCGCAGCCGCCGGCTGATGCGGGAGTTCGGGCTGTCACCGTATGACGCGGGGGTGATCGTCGGGCGCGGAAAGCATTTCGCGGACTATTTTGAAACGACGGCGAAGGCGTGCGGGGACGGCAAGCAGGCGGCCAACTGGGTCACCCAGGATGTGCTGCGCGAGATGAACGAGCGATCGCTCTCGATCGCCGACTTCCCGGTGACGGCCGGCCTGCTCGGCGACCTCCTGGGAAGGATCGTCCGAGGCGGGCTCACGATCAAAGGGGGGCGTGAAGTCTTCGCCGAGCTGCTCAGCCAGCACGACGCCGCTCTGGATGCGGGGGATGTGGTGGATTTTGCAGCCGGAACGATCGACGCGATCATCTCGGAACGTGGACTGGCCGTGGTGAAGGACGATGCGGCCGTTGATGCGGCGATCATCGCGGCCCTCGCGGAGAGCCCGCGGGCCGTCGAAGACTTCCGTGCGGGCAAGCAGCAGGCGCTCGGCGCCGTCATTGGTAAGGTGATGAAGCAGCTGAAAGGGGCGGACGCGAAGGCTGTTCGCGAGGCCCTGATCGCCAAACTGAACGCGACTTCCTGA
- the tig gene encoding trigger factor — MAEKETAVAEAVAPAPGEAKLKLDVEVSPVGPCKKHVRVKIARASLDEVEGSVIDRFAGEAQVPGFRVGHVPLALVKKRFKKELNEQIKQRVLMQSLEQLADEKDLDPINEPKLDLDAIDIPDDGDFEYEFDVEVRPEFDLPKYKGLKIERPVREISEQDIDDHLSRYLEQYGQLTPIEEPARDGDFLTVNIEFAKDGEVVKSLQETSLRVRPTLRFADGEITGFDKLMTGVKAGDVKEATVTVSLEAPTIELRGEKVTAKFEVLDVKRLDTPELNEEFLTRLNVTSEESLRKLIRGNLERQVTYTQRQQTRSQVLGQITESAKWDLPEELVSKQVNNALRREILEMQQAGFTSDEILTRQNELRQKSLTMTRRNLKEHFVLDRIAEEEKLEVTGQEINDEILLMALQSGENPRRVRSRLQKSGVIENLEAQIRERKAVDVILESATFKDVPMELPASRDVYSVEYSICPETEAAEAEVAAEE, encoded by the coding sequence ATGGCTGAGAAAGAAACCGCCGTCGCTGAGGCGGTCGCCCCTGCCCCGGGCGAAGCGAAGCTGAAGCTCGACGTCGAAGTCTCCCCCGTCGGCCCCTGCAAAAAGCACGTCCGGGTGAAGATCGCTCGCGCCTCGCTGGACGAGGTCGAAGGGTCGGTCATCGACCGTTTCGCCGGCGAAGCCCAGGTTCCGGGATTCCGCGTTGGTCACGTTCCTCTGGCGCTCGTGAAGAAGCGTTTCAAGAAGGAACTGAACGAGCAGATCAAGCAGCGGGTGCTCATGCAGAGCCTCGAACAGCTTGCGGACGAAAAGGACCTCGATCCGATCAACGAGCCTAAGCTCGACCTGGACGCGATCGACATCCCGGATGACGGCGACTTCGAATACGAATTCGACGTCGAAGTGCGTCCCGAATTCGATCTGCCGAAGTACAAGGGCCTGAAGATCGAGCGGCCTGTCCGCGAGATCTCGGAGCAGGATATCGACGACCACCTGTCGCGTTATCTCGAGCAGTACGGCCAACTGACGCCGATTGAAGAGCCGGCCCGCGACGGCGACTTCCTGACCGTGAACATCGAGTTCGCGAAGGATGGGGAAGTCGTCAAATCGCTGCAGGAAACGTCCCTGCGAGTCCGCCCCACCCTGCGGTTCGCCGACGGTGAAATCACCGGATTCGACAAGCTGATGACCGGCGTGAAGGCCGGCGACGTCAAGGAAGCCACGGTCACAGTGTCGCTGGAAGCTCCGACGATCGAGCTCCGCGGCGAGAAAGTGACCGCGAAGTTCGAAGTGCTGGATGTGAAGCGCCTCGACACGCCTGAGCTGAACGAGGAATTCCTGACCCGCCTGAACGTGACGTCGGAAGAGAGCCTGCGGAAGCTGATCCGCGGCAACCTCGAGCGGCAGGTGACCTACACGCAGCGTCAGCAGACGCGCTCGCAGGTGCTTGGCCAGATCACCGAATCGGCCAAGTGGGACCTGCCGGAAGAGCTGGTTTCGAAGCAGGTCAACAACGCCCTGCGTCGCGAAATCCTCGAAATGCAGCAGGCCGGCTTCACCAGCGACGAAATCCTGACGCGGCAGAACGAACTGCGTCAGAAGTCGCTGACGATGACCCGCCGGAACCTGAAGGAACACTTCGTTCTCGACCGCATCGCGGAAGAGGAAAAGCTCGAAGTCACCGGCCAGGAAATCAACGACGAAATCCTGCTGATGGCGCTCCAGAGCGGCGAGAATCCCCGCCGTGTCCGCAGCCGCCTGCAGAAGTCGGGCGTCATCGAGAACCTCGAAGCCCAGATCCGCGAGCGTAAGGCGGTCGACGTGATCCTGGAGAGCGCGACGTTCAAGGACGTGCCGATGGAACTCCCCGCAAGCCGCGACGTGTACTCGGTCGAATACTCGATCTGTCCCGAGACGGAAGCGGCGGAAGCGGAAGTCGCCGCCGAAGAGTAA
- the prmC gene encoding peptide chain release factor N(5)-glutamine methyltransferase, whose protein sequence is MASETTEWTVRRVLDWTIGYLKEHGSESPRLEAEVLLAHACGWPRIKLYTHFEDALSPDVRSRMRELVKRRGAREPVAYLVGYREFFSLKFEVGPGVFIPRPETETLVLESLEALKTCGHQNPRVLDLCTGSGAVGVSIAVNSRSASVICIDQNDAPAAFAAKNAENHSVAERVTVLQGDLFEPLAADATFHVIACNPPYVTTPEIERLDADVKSYEPHAALDGGPDGLDVLRRIMQEASSRLVPGGAILFELSPEQGEPAQQILREAGFTDVSAVKDLFGVVRVIKGRRSA, encoded by the coding sequence TTGGCTTCCGAAACAACGGAATGGACCGTCCGCCGTGTTCTCGATTGGACGATCGGCTACCTCAAGGAGCATGGAAGCGAATCGCCCCGTCTCGAGGCGGAGGTTCTTCTGGCCCATGCCTGCGGCTGGCCCCGGATCAAGCTCTATACGCATTTCGAGGATGCCCTCTCCCCGGACGTCCGTTCCCGGATGCGCGAACTGGTGAAACGTCGGGGCGCACGCGAGCCCGTCGCCTACCTGGTGGGCTATCGGGAGTTTTTCAGCCTGAAGTTCGAAGTCGGACCCGGCGTCTTCATTCCGCGACCAGAGACCGAAACCCTTGTCCTCGAATCGCTGGAAGCCCTCAAAACCTGCGGCCACCAGAATCCTCGCGTCCTCGACCTTTGCACCGGCTCGGGAGCCGTTGGAGTGTCGATCGCCGTCAACTCTCGCTCGGCCAGCGTCATCTGCATCGATCAGAACGATGCGCCCGCTGCCTTCGCGGCGAAAAACGCGGAAAACCACTCGGTCGCTGAGCGGGTCACCGTACTTCAGGGGGACCTCTTCGAACCGCTGGCTGCCGACGCCACCTTCCATGTGATCGCCTGCAATCCGCCGTACGTCACGACGCCTGAAATCGAGCGGCTCGACGCCGACGTGAAGAGCTACGAGCCTCATGCGGCCCTCGATGGCGGTCCCGATGGCCTCGATGTGCTCCGCCGCATCATGCAGGAGGCGTCGTCGCGGCTCGTTCCGGGCGGAGCGATTCTCTTTGAACTGAGCCCGGAGCAGGGTGAGCCCGCGCAGCAGATCCTGCGCGAGGCCGGATTCACTGACGTCTCCGCCGTGAAAGATCTCTTCGGCGTCGTCCGCGTCATCAAGGGCCGTCGATCGGCCTGA
- a CDS encoding sulfatase family protein, translating to MKAILTLLACLAALPHPTFAQDRVPNVVIIYTDDQGYGDLGCFGSKTLDTPNIDRMAAEGVRMTDFYVAQAVCGASRAALLTGCYPNRIGMLGAPGPKTQHGIHSEEVLLPEICKQKEYATGMFGKWHLGHHRQFLPVHHGFDTYFGLPYSNDMWPFHPTNPKAYPPLPMIEGDKIVDADVTADDQPYLTTWYTERAVKFIEANHEKPFFLYVAHNMVHVPLFVSDKFRGKSRQGLYGDVVMEVDWSVGEILGAIKKQGLDEKTLVIFATDNGPWLSYGNHAGSAGPLREGKGTTFEGGVRVPCVMRWPGKIPAGTTCQEPVMTIDLLPTIARLIGAALPAHAIDGLDVWPLISGQAGARSPHDALYFYWDKELQAVRSGDWKLHFPHKYRSLAEAPGMEGRPNGYRQQTTEAALYNLRSDVGETRNLIDEQPEVVSRLRRLAEQARADLGDSATMQTGSGTRPPAMVRLIAPDPASSE from the coding sequence ATGAAAGCCATTCTGACACTTTTGGCCTGCCTGGCCGCTTTGCCTCACCCGACCTTCGCCCAGGATCGCGTTCCGAACGTCGTCATCATTTACACGGATGACCAGGGCTACGGCGACCTGGGCTGCTTCGGGTCGAAGACGCTGGACACGCCGAATATCGACCGGATGGCGGCGGAAGGGGTCCGGATGACGGATTTCTACGTGGCGCAGGCGGTCTGCGGCGCGTCGCGGGCGGCCCTGCTGACCGGCTGCTATCCCAACCGGATCGGCATGCTGGGAGCGCCCGGTCCGAAGACGCAGCACGGGATTCACTCGGAGGAGGTGCTGCTGCCGGAGATCTGCAAGCAGAAGGAGTACGCGACGGGGATGTTCGGGAAATGGCACCTGGGCCATCACCGGCAGTTCCTCCCCGTGCATCACGGGTTCGACACGTATTTCGGGCTCCCGTACTCGAACGACATGTGGCCTTTTCATCCGACGAACCCCAAGGCGTACCCTCCCCTGCCGATGATCGAGGGGGACAAGATCGTCGACGCCGATGTGACGGCCGATGACCAGCCCTACCTGACCACCTGGTACACCGAACGGGCGGTGAAGTTCATCGAGGCGAATCACGAGAAGCCGTTCTTCCTGTACGTGGCGCACAACATGGTGCACGTGCCGCTGTTCGTGTCGGACAAATTCCGAGGGAAGAGCCGTCAGGGGCTGTACGGCGATGTAGTGATGGAGGTCGACTGGTCGGTCGGGGAGATTCTCGGGGCGATCAAGAAGCAGGGGCTCGACGAAAAGACGCTCGTGATTTTTGCGACCGACAACGGCCCGTGGCTTTCCTATGGGAACCACGCCGGATCGGCGGGACCGCTGCGTGAAGGCAAAGGGACGACGTTCGAGGGGGGCGTGCGCGTGCCGTGCGTGATGCGCTGGCCTGGAAAGATTCCTGCCGGAACCACATGCCAGGAGCCGGTGATGACCATCGACCTGTTGCCGACAATCGCCCGGCTGATCGGAGCGGCCTTGCCTGCCCACGCGATCGACGGACTGGACGTCTGGCCGCTGATTTCGGGTCAGGCTGGAGCCAGGTCACCGCATGACGCCCTCTATTTTTACTGGGACAAGGAGCTGCAGGCGGTGCGCAGCGGCGACTGGAAGCTGCATTTTCCCCACAAGTACCGGAGCCTGGCAGAGGCGCCCGGCATGGAGGGGCGGCCGAACGGATATCGTCAGCAGACGACGGAGGCGGCGCTCTACAACCTGCGGTCGGACGTGGGCGAAACGAGGAATCTGATCGACGAGCAACCTGAGGTGGTGAGCCGGCTGAGGCGTCTCGCGGAACAGGCCCGGGCGGACCTCGGCGATTCGGCGACGATGCAGACCGGGAGCGGCACCCGTCCGCCCGCCATGGTGCGGCTGATCGCCCCGGATCCGGCTTCCTCGGAATGA
- the nuoF gene encoding NADH-quinone oxidoreductase subunit NuoF: MPAFEPVLLARVNKPNSAALEGYRADGGYETLKKALGMSPAEVTDLVKNSGLRGRGGAGFPTGLKWTFLPKDHPGPVYLCINADESEPGTFNNRILMEYDPHQLIEGIAIACYAIKSNRAYLYLRYEYGKSYRVLEKAIQECYAAGILGDNVLGQGFQLDIVLHRGAGAYICGEETGLIESLEGKRAWPRIKPPFPAIEGLFRKPTIVNNVETLCCVTHIVNRGIEWFKSIGIPPESGNPRDAGSYGPKLYTVAGHVNNPGCFELPMGVTARELIDVHAGGVWKGRKAKAVVPGGISMGFFSADELDTPLDFAGPGKRGCLGLGTAAVVVVDDQTSMVDVLYNCCRFFSHESCGQCTPCREGTAWMTKILERIRAGHGRLEDLDLLMEVASSMGIIPGTTICGLSDGAAWPVKNALTKFRPEFEEYIKSGRKSVDPVHYAH, from the coding sequence ATGCCTGCCTTTGAACCCGTCCTTCTCGCCCGCGTCAACAAGCCGAACTCGGCCGCACTGGAGGGCTATCGCGCCGACGGCGGTTACGAAACGCTGAAGAAGGCATTGGGCATGAGCCCGGCGGAAGTCACCGACCTGGTGAAGAACTCGGGCCTCCGCGGACGCGGCGGCGCGGGATTTCCGACGGGCCTCAAGTGGACGTTCCTGCCGAAGGACCATCCGGGCCCGGTGTACCTGTGCATCAACGCGGACGAATCGGAGCCGGGGACGTTCAACAACCGGATCCTGATGGAATACGACCCGCATCAGCTGATCGAAGGGATCGCGATCGCCTGCTATGCGATCAAGTCGAACCGGGCGTACCTGTACCTCCGTTACGAATACGGCAAGAGTTACCGGGTCCTCGAGAAGGCGATCCAGGAGTGCTACGCGGCGGGCATCCTGGGCGACAACGTTCTCGGCCAGGGATTCCAGCTCGACATCGTGCTGCATCGCGGAGCCGGGGCTTACATCTGCGGCGAAGAGACGGGACTGATCGAGAGCCTGGAGGGGAAGCGTGCCTGGCCGCGCATCAAGCCCCCCTTCCCGGCCATCGAAGGGCTGTTCCGCAAGCCGACGATCGTCAACAACGTCGAGACACTGTGCTGCGTGACGCATATCGTCAACCGGGGCATCGAGTGGTTCAAGTCGATCGGCATTCCTCCGGAGTCGGGTAATCCGCGCGACGCGGGCAGCTATGGCCCGAAGCTGTACACGGTCGCCGGCCACGTGAATAACCCAGGGTGCTTCGAGCTGCCGATGGGCGTGACGGCCCGCGAGCTGATCGACGTGCACGCCGGCGGCGTCTGGAAAGGGCGCAAGGCGAAAGCCGTGGTGCCGGGCGGCATCAGCATGGGATTCTTCTCGGCTGATGAGCTCGACACGCCGCTGGACTTCGCCGGTCCGGGCAAGCGCGGATGCCTGGGTCTGGGAACCGCGGCCGTCGTGGTCGTGGACGACCAGACCTCGATGGTCGACGTGCTGTACAACTGCTGCCGGTTCTTCTCGCACGAATCGTGCGGCCAGTGCACGCCGTGTCGTGAAGGAACGGCATGGATGACGAAGATCCTCGAGCGAATCCGCGCGGGGCATGGCCGCCTCGAAGACCTCGACCTCCTGATGGAAGTCGCCAGTTCGATGGGCATCATTCCGGGGACGACGATTTGCGGCCTGTCGGATGGAGCGGCGTGGCCGGTGAAGAACGCTCTGACGAAGTTCCGGCCGGAATTCGAGGAGTACATCAAGTCGGGCCGCAAGAGCGTGGACCCGGTGCATTACGCTCACTGA
- a CDS encoding NADH-quinone oxidoreductase subunit NuoE family protein, whose translation MSVLSESLREKIRALFPNYPNKRAVTLPALHLVHDEMRQVSIEAIREIGQLLELHPSEVHDTMTFYNFFKDEKHPLGKHRVWVCRSIACALRGGEELLAHACEKLHVGPGETTKDGRITLEFAECLGACEGAPCVLVDDNCHMNLTPESFDELSKTL comes from the coding sequence ATGAGTGTGCTTAGCGAGAGCCTCCGCGAGAAAATCCGGGCCCTCTTTCCCAACTATCCGAACAAGCGCGCGGTGACGCTTCCGGCCCTGCACCTGGTGCACGACGAGATGCGGCAGGTGTCGATCGAGGCGATCCGTGAGATCGGGCAGTTGCTGGAGCTTCATCCGTCGGAAGTGCACGACACGATGACGTTCTACAACTTCTTCAAGGATGAGAAACATCCCCTGGGGAAGCATCGCGTGTGGGTCTGCCGCAGCATCGCCTGCGCGCTTCGCGGCGGCGAAGAACTGCTGGCCCACGCCTGTGAAAAGCTGCATGTGGGGCCCGGCGAAACGACGAAAGACGGCCGGATCACACTTGAGTTCGCCGAGTGCCTGGGCGCCTGCGAAGGAGCTCCGTGCGTGCTGGTCGACGACAACTGCCACATGAACCTGACGCCGGAGTCGTTCGACGAATTGTCGAAGACGCTCTGA
- a CDS encoding peptidoglycan-binding domain-containing protein — protein MQGTLRTIGQAPDSYDCGYFAGFALNLVNRYGEGTGSVMFSDEDVYDARNMYLGGGDFRPLMDSSKAVNSSIEMQDYLRVLGCDAGYSSQYFSRLRGEQELRRLVMPRVPRVESRQGALLAIGSIVSGHWICVLGHAKGRGMENLPRLWRGMPNEKVPLLQAALNKWRPELPQLDVDGIFGVKTEARVREFQQAARINVDGIVDQETWVHLDEQTGGHGNNDVYHIYNPLERNSQFLFELSAAEFIKKLSVPGVSLLISPG, from the coding sequence ATGCAGGGCACGCTGAGAACGATCGGGCAAGCGCCGGACAGCTACGACTGTGGTTATTTCGCCGGCTTCGCGCTGAATCTCGTGAATCGCTACGGGGAGGGCACCGGCTCAGTGATGTTCAGCGATGAGGACGTCTATGACGCCCGGAACATGTACCTGGGCGGTGGCGATTTCAGGCCGCTGATGGATTCCAGCAAGGCCGTCAATTCTTCGATTGAGATGCAGGATTACCTGCGGGTCCTCGGATGCGACGCCGGGTATTCGTCGCAGTACTTCAGCCGACTGAGAGGCGAGCAGGAACTTCGCAGGCTGGTGATGCCGCGCGTGCCCCGAGTCGAGTCTCGACAGGGCGCCCTGCTGGCGATCGGTTCCATCGTGTCCGGACACTGGATTTGTGTTCTTGGACACGCCAAGGGGCGTGGAATGGAGAACCTTCCGAGGCTGTGGAGGGGCATGCCGAACGAGAAGGTTCCCCTCCTGCAGGCCGCGCTGAACAAATGGCGGCCCGAACTGCCCCAACTCGATGTCGATGGAATCTTTGGCGTGAAAACCGAGGCCCGTGTCCGCGAGTTCCAACAGGCCGCGAGAATCAACGTCGACGGGATCGTTGACCAGGAGACGTGGGTCCACCTCGACGAACAGACGGGAGGCCATGGAAACAACGACGTGTATCACATCTACAACCCTCTCGAACGAAACTCCCAGTTTCTGTTTGAGTTGAGCGCTGCAGAGTTCATCAAGAAGTTGTCGGTCCCCGGGGTCAGCCTGCTGATTTCACCCGGTTGA
- a CDS encoding class I SAM-dependent DNA methyltransferase, with protein MSGDDQQQWNSPQAAVFQERAAHYADFYSDKKSSITYNFHRRLEIASDFASGFSGALLDCASGTGEVTESILSSGRFREATVVDLSTNMLQQARQRLERHEGKIRFDFVNQDIFSFRPTNVSGSYNLILCLGLIAHTGRLEELLRHLGAMLAPGGGILLQSSLSGHVGNRLKTMWTGRRSEQQEGYKISYFRLDDIEKGVEAAGLTIRRQQRYRLGIPFANRIWPAGVYGAERLLDVVARRIGGEAVFLLQRPS; from the coding sequence GTGAGCGGCGACGACCAACAGCAGTGGAATTCGCCCCAAGCGGCCGTCTTTCAGGAACGCGCGGCCCACTACGCCGATTTCTATTCCGACAAGAAGTCGAGCATTACCTACAACTTCCACCGACGGCTGGAAATCGCGAGTGATTTCGCGAGCGGCTTCAGTGGGGCGCTCCTCGATTGCGCGTCCGGGACCGGGGAAGTGACGGAGTCGATCCTGTCCTCGGGCAGGTTCCGCGAGGCCACAGTCGTCGACCTCTCCACGAACATGCTGCAACAGGCGCGGCAGCGTCTGGAGCGTCACGAGGGGAAGATCCGGTTCGACTTCGTCAACCAGGACATTTTTTCTTTCCGTCCGACGAATGTGTCGGGTTCCTACAACCTGATTCTCTGCCTGGGACTGATTGCCCACACGGGCAGGCTGGAGGAATTGCTGCGACACCTGGGGGCGATGCTGGCGCCGGGAGGCGGAATTCTCCTGCAGTCGTCGCTGTCGGGTCACGTGGGGAACCGACTGAAGACGATGTGGACAGGCCGGCGTTCCGAACAACAGGAGGGATATAAAATCTCCTATTTTCGGCTGGATGACATTGAAAAGGGTGTCGAGGCGGCCGGGCTGACGATCCGCCGCCAGCAGCGTTATCGCCTGGGAATTCCCTTCGCGAACCGCATCTGGCCGGCCGGGGTTTATGGGGCCGAGCGTCTACTGGACGTTGTTGCGCGCCGGATTGGAGGGGAGGCAGTGTTCCTGCTGCAGCGGCCATCCTGA